The genomic segment TGGACACACatctcccattacttttaaatcaaacatagagtcacaaaaaaacaggattctgatgtttatttttggtgCGTCAGCTAATATGGATATTCCTGAAATAAGGAAAGATAGCCCGTACtctatttcttattttatttttcttgttctttcttttttggaacatgtgaaaaaagaaagaaaaagaaaatcttacTTCTTAATGTTCCTCATAACATCTCTGGTATGACATgcttaattttcattttcactaaCGCTCACCTTTCCTTCctgcagcaacatgaagctggAGAGCGCTTCCAGCTCTTCGTTGGAGGACAGAGTGAAGAGGAACATCCACTCCATACAGCGGACCCCAGCCTCCCTGGAGAAGAACTTCatgaagagatgaagacagaacACATTTACCAAACTACATATATGAACTGGTAGAAAAGACttgtgagagagagtgcaatCCACTCCCCTCCCAGTCTGTATATTTGTCTTTAAAATATTGAGACAGAAGGATGGGTGCTGTGGCAGGATTCAGTCCTGAGTTTAACAGGGAAACATGTGGCTCCAgaggtgtttgtttttattttgaaaagcagaTGCAAAAGGAACATAATTTATAGTTCTGACAAATGCAAAGGGTCTGTGATGGCCGGTCCCTCCTAGTCATTTCATATAAAGTCCCTTTAACGTTCATATGATCTGAACTTTGTAtagtatattgtttttttcattaataGGTTCCGCTTTTATCTCAAATGTTTTTGTAATATACACTTGTGATTCAGTGTACTCCTGTAAGTGAATAGGAATTGTATTAAAACACATTACCTCCTTTATTTGCGTTGGGATTTCTTAAACAAGCCAAATATGAGAAGAAGGTTGTGACCACATCACTGGGTAAGGGTGGGTTAAAGGTTTTCCTATGCCACAGAACACTTAAGTATGTTAGAAAACACAAGTGTATTAAGTGTATTTAAGTCAAACTGGTGTACAGCTCCACTGACACAGAGGATGGGAAAGGTGACAGAAGACACCCAGAGTGATTTTATGGGAATATAGAAAACCTTCAGAACCGTTAGAGCTACAGTAAAATAAAGCTCACCTGCAAGCAAAAGCTCAAAAAAACATTCAGCTTGGCATCAGTAGAATAGTTCCAGATGTGACATGAGCGCTTACCATACATTTCGTGCACGGCACCAAGCGGTTTATGGTGGGGTTATGGTGAGGATTTTATTCACTGTAGAAAATACCTTTTCAAATCTGTTTCACATCACCCGAAAACCCATCCCCTCGTTGCAGTTCAACTGAGCTATGTAGTGACAATCCAGTTTTAGACcggcctctctctttttccccagtTTTGATTTCGCTTTAACACGCCTCAACCAAACTATGCACAGATCGGCACGCCGCCGGCCCCTTCCTCCAATGGCAGCAGCGCCTGACACCGACAACTGTTCATCAAGCCAATTGCCGTTAAGCAGATCATGACGTAGTTGAGTCACGTTAGTCAGATTTCTGTGTTCCTAAATCGTGTAGTCACTGTAGGAAGCTAGCAACCATTCATATTAACAGCCAAAGGGGTTAGCTGGTTTCCAAGTGATAGGAATATAACTCAACGCGGCCACAATGGTAAGAATATCATACAGAAGAAAATGTTATTTGCCTGGTGTAGCGTGGGATTTTCTTGTAAAATGGCTTTTAAAGCTAGAGTTAACAAAGGTAACGATTGCTAGTGCTTAgctaagctaatgttagctaacgttgTTAGCCAACTCACCCAGACACCTGCATCATGCTCAGCTTAAGTTGGTTTTATAGAAAATAATGTAGATTTTTACAAGTTATCACCATTTCCTCGGTGAACCTTAGTCTTCTTAATAATGTTTTCAGCTATGTAAGAACAGAGTTGTAGCTAAGGTTGCTTAGGAACTATaccagagaagaggaagatggatatgtaacgttagctaactagccgcCTGATAGCTAACGTTGTATCTTGAATCAGAGTACTCCTGGCCGAACTAGCCTAACTTCCATGGCATTTCGCTaatgtagctaacgttagcttttaCACTTTTCTAACTCAATTTGTGTTAATAACCGTTGTCAACTTGCTCAAGTCAGTGGTTAGCTCAAGATAATCGTAACACAGTTGGCAACTGGATGTTATTCTGTCAGCATTAAGATGACAAGCAGCTATAACTTTGAGCTTTAATTCAACCTCAGTAATAGCTGTCAGCGCAGtaataaaatatcaataaactttatttatataacgcCTTTCAAAACATTgatacaaagtgcttaacaaatAATAAAAGCATAGAGTAGAAATACAAATAATGTAGTATGGATTAAAAACacaactacagcaacaacaataaagtaaaaaatacatcaactgccaaacagacaaatataattataaaaaaGCCTCTTCATAAAAATGTGATGCAAACAGTCCATCCCTCTTTAGAATTATTAGATTTGAAGATTCAACCTAGCCATAGTTTACAAAGTGGTCTTTAATAACATGTAGAAACTTTTGCTGCTGAGCCACTGTACCAAAAAACTTCTCTCCACTGCCGAGGTTCAtatctcctctctgcctcagacTGCTGAACTGTGAATCCTCTGTATCTTCCATAGTTGGCTAGTGTCTGACATACCActttctccttcctcatccAGTCTATTATGTCCTATAATGGTGGGGCCGTCATGGCCATGCGGGGGAAGAACTGTGTGGCGATAGCTTCAGACCGGAGATTTGGCATTCAGGCTCAGATGGTCACCACAGACTTCCAGAAGATCTTCCCCATGGGAGAGAGGCTGTACATCGGGCTGGCTGGCCTGGCCACTGATGTGCagacagtgtgagtgtgtctaaCTAGGCCTTGGCCTCcgtgtctttctctctaaaaCTGGAAAAGTAACTCTTTCTTTCAACAGTGGATGTGTGAATGACAGGTTTCCTGTGCAGCTCTGGAATAGATGGAAAATTATTTTGACAATTTTCCAATCTTAAATAGTATTGATGTAGACAAACTGTAAATTATGAGAAATTCATCACCACATTGTTATAAGCTTATCCCGGTGGAGAGAGGCTGTGTATGCCACTAACTATTCGTAATGTTATTAGCCTACATTCAAAGTTGTGAAATGATGAGTTACATTTGCAGTGTTTATAAATGAAGGTTTGGAAAAGTATGATATtatcaaatgtaaaatgtgtatgAACCCAGGAACGATCTACAGGTAGCTAGTCTCTGACATTGATAGTAATTGGCTGGTTTTGTATTGTGCGTAGATCCCAGAGGCTGAAATTCAGACTGAACCTGTATGAGCTGAAGGAGGGTCGCCAGATCAAGCCCAAGACCTTCATGAGCATGGTGTCCAACCTGTTGTACGAGAGGAGGTGAGTTTACTGAACTTGGCTACAGAAGAAATTCATGATGATGTGGTTCTGATCTGGTGAAGTATTATTCCAGAACAAGCAcatatgattgattgattcgtTTATTGCCAAGCCTATATGGACTTACATGACACTACCAAGTAGTTACATGGGTGTACAacatcataaataaaaaaagaaaaagattcagCAAACTGAGatatcacacaaacaaaatatcttGCCTTTTTTCCCATGCATTACAAATTATTTAAAACATTATTCTAAAACATAGTTCAAGTTTTTCATAACGATCTAGCCAAAGGAAATTCATAAAGACAggacatacacatatacagataTTCCAATGACATTATCTCCTCTCTTAAGAAAGACCTGATCAACATTGTAGCAGCATCATGACAACTCTAAAAGTTGTGGACAGACAACATGCAACAATATACATAAGTAAAAATAATTATGTGAAAGGTAAGAGCTGACATGGTTGATGTGTGTTGCTCTCATCAGGTTTGGGCCGTACTACATCGAGCCTGTGATCGCCGGACTTGATCCCAAAACCTTGGAACCGTTCATCTGCTCCCtggatttgattggctgccccATGGTGACAGAAGACTTCGTTGTGAGCGGCACTTGCTCGGAGCAGATGTACGGCATGTGTGAATCTTTGTGGGAGCCGGACATGGTAAGTTGTGTGTGAAGTATGAGGTCATGTTCTCATATTTAAGTTGGTTGCTTGCTGTGGGCTTAACTGGGGGTTTCGTCATGACATTGACTAAGTTTACATGCACAACAGTATTCCCCTAATattgtaaacatcatatcctgtttacaatatctgaaataatgagaaacttatttttctgtgtgcatgtaaatgtaatggCTTATGGTGCACATGTGAAAGAGGTTAAATGGTttggttttcctttttttggggTTGGAATATGTTTCACTTGCCTATTTACAAACTGTGCTCCATAACTAAAGCCAGGTTAACATGCGATTAACATTTGAACTTCACGACCTTTGAAGAATGCAGTATTGAAAGTGTGAAAGAATGCAAAATGTATTGTTTGATAATTATGGATTCATCGTGTATTTTTATGCTATTGTGCACTGCTGTAACATTGGTAAAATTGGAtattaaagaaaaaatgaaGGGAAAAGTTAAGGAAATGGACTGTCATCTGTATAGCTAGGAAGGTTTTGATCATTTTTCCCAACAGTATTCCAGCCTCAGCTTGAGATTTATGACTAATTACCTGAGAAATCTTTCTGACGTGCAGGAACCCGAGGACCTGTTTGAGACCATCTCCCAGGCGATGCTGAATGCAGTTGATAGGGATGCCGTGTCTGGCATGGGAGTCGTCGTACACGTC from the Centroberyx gerrardi isolate f3 chromosome 3, fCenGer3.hap1.cur.20231027, whole genome shotgun sequence genome contains:
- the psmb3 gene encoding proteasome subunit beta type-3, encoding MSIMSYNGGAVMAMRGKNCVAIASDRRFGIQAQMVTTDFQKIFPMGERLYIGLAGLATDVQTVSQRLKFRLNLYELKEGRQIKPKTFMSMVSNLLYERRFGPYYIEPVIAGLDPKTLEPFICSLDLIGCPMVTEDFVVSGTCSEQMYGMCESLWEPDMEPEDLFETISQAMLNAVDRDAVSGMGVVVHVIEKDKITTRTLKARMD